A section of the Paenibacillus yonginensis genome encodes:
- a CDS encoding CobW family GTP-binding protein — translation MMENKTPVILLSGFLGSGKTTLLVKLLMEARRRALKPGILMNELGRQDVDGILLNEQTRFPIEKLLDGCICCSKKEDLARSLLTLLSSSPDILFIELTGVANPVEIAELLSQPAFADRLTIEHSITILDAEHALDYSSVFASDKQLVRTLRQQIESADLILVNKTDLSSEAQLAKVINMVRRCNATAAVHKTQKADLDVRKLLEGMVPTPQLQPGNSLPHSIQHFHVVQPPPQHQHAHNHDHQHEHQAGGSESANASFSAVQTFTLPCTGDRYFSREELEHFLSGLPGQIVRAKGYVKLDGLGTMLVQYAGGRFSYEASRYPGSGYIVVIGLHVQPDESVKQWEALIRQDRIRS, via the coding sequence ATGATGGAGAACAAAACGCCAGTAATTTTATTAAGCGGCTTTCTGGGCAGCGGGAAAACAACCCTGCTGGTCAAACTGCTGATGGAAGCTCGGCGGCGCGCTTTAAAGCCCGGTATTCTGATGAACGAATTGGGACGGCAGGATGTAGACGGAATTCTGCTGAATGAGCAAACCCGCTTCCCGATTGAAAAGCTGCTGGACGGCTGTATCTGCTGCAGCAAAAAAGAAGATCTGGCCCGCAGCTTGCTCACTTTGCTAAGCAGCAGTCCCGATATTCTCTTCATCGAGCTGACCGGCGTCGCCAATCCCGTTGAAATTGCCGAGCTATTGTCACAGCCTGCATTTGCCGACCGTTTAACAATCGAACATAGCATTACCATCCTGGATGCTGAGCATGCACTGGACTACAGCAGTGTTTTTGCATCCGACAAACAGCTTGTCCGGACGCTGCGCCAGCAGATCGAATCAGCTGATTTAATCCTTGTCAACAAAACGGATTTGTCCTCTGAAGCTCAGCTCGCCAAAGTGATAAACATGGTTCGCCGCTGCAATGCCACGGCTGCCGTGCACAAGACCCAAAAGGCCGACCTGGATGTTCGCAAGCTGCTGGAGGGTATGGTGCCCACGCCACAGCTGCAGCCGGGGAATTCCCTTCCCCATTCAATCCAACATTTCCATGTGGTTCAGCCCCCTCCTCAGCACCAGCATGCCCATAACCATGACCATCAGCATGAGCATCAAGCCGGCGGCTCCGAATCCGCTAACGCTTCTTTCTCCGCGGTTCAAACCTTTACGCTTCCTTGCACAGGCGACCGCTACTTCTCACGGGAGGAGCTGGAGCATTTCCTTTCCGGGCTTCCCGGACAAATTGTCCGCGCCAAAGGTTATGTAAAGCTGGACGGCCTGGGAACAATGCTTGTTCAATATGCTGGAGGACGGTTCTCTTATGAGGCTTCCCGTTATCCCGGTTCAGGTTATATTGTTGTTATCGGTCTCCATGTGCAGCCCGATGAATCGGTCAAACAATGGGAAGCTCTGATCCGTCAGGACCGCATACGTTCTTGA